In a single window of the Bacillus clarus genome:
- a CDS encoding transposase, producing the protein MKVQEVLLDGNRKMYLLLDEGGIPVVPVMKYLKCLDVTEKSSKLLLFYFH; encoded by the coding sequence ATGAAAGTGCAAGAAGTATTACTTGATGGTAATAGGAAAATGTATTTGCTTCTTGATGAAGGCGGAATACCTGTAGTTCCGGTGATGAAGTATTTAAAGTGTTTAGATGTAACAGAAAAAAGCAGCAAACTCCTATTATTCTATTTCCACTAA